The Mugil cephalus isolate CIBA_MC_2020 chromosome 8, CIBA_Mcephalus_1.1, whole genome shotgun sequence genome segment CACAGGGCAAGGTGATTAATCTGTAGATTTATCATGGTAACTGGAGTGTGGATGGTTAGAGCTTGTGTTTAATGAGGGGTTACTGCCCTGCATCCATCCTGCAGGTACGGAGCTAATTAGTTACAGCTAGGACTGTGTGAGGGATTACCTGCTGGGAGCTGGCCAAACAAAAGTTCATCCTGGATGAATTcacacaaactgtaaaaagtCAAGAACTACTGGTTGTGACTTCTCACAACTACACAGTTATCCCCGACGTCCACGGATGGCACCGAACAGAGCGAACAAAAGACACACCCACATGGGCACTGATCTTCAGCCAACGGTGGAGTGAAAGCAGAGATGACGAGCATGAAAAGTGTTAGATCGTGCAGATGGAAGACAGGAAGGTAAAGACAGAGGAAGTCTTCTCCAGTGACTGACTAATGAAGTGATGAAAGCAGCTTAAATTGCCTCATGGACGTGTATCataatgcatttaaaacatggaGCGCATgcactatgtgtgtgtgtgtgtgtgtgtgtgtttgtgtacatgcagTGCTGTGTTTTGAGGAGTTCTTGACCTGCTGGGAGAGGTAGCAGCAAAGTCATCGTACTCAAAGGTATTGGTGGGCGAGTGGTCAGGGCGACTCCCCTGACCGCCCTGTGAGAAGGGGATGTCTGACGGACTAATCCCAAACTCCTTCACTCTACACAGCCGCACCAGCCAGAgtaaagaggagcagagggcgGGAGACAAGAAGgaaacaaagcaggaaaagaaaggagtGAGAGTCAGAGAGCACTAATGAGAGCCATcagaaaaatgtgcaataacTCCATTACAGACTAAACACTATCGAtgcaaaagacagagaaataaaaggagCTATATTTCTATCACAGGGGAAAATAATTCCCCTTCATTCATACAACAAGACATTATCTTGATCACTGTATTAGGTCGTCATATTCCTACCTGTTGGCGTAGCGTAATGTGTTGAGTGTGTTCTCACAGGATGTCATACCAGGAGAGATTGTTGCAATCTGTTTGGAGGAAGAGAAGACTGGTCAGATTAACATCTCGAGAATAGATACAACAACACAGGCACTGACTGTTTATGAAGACGGAGGACTGACCATGCATGTGCGTGAATTCTCCCCAATGAAGGAGTCTCTCAGGACCTGGGTGAGCTTACTGGCTCTGAACGGAGTGTGGGGCTTGTTACGACCAAGAGCTCGGATACACTCCTGAGACAAGAGGGAATGGGAAAATGCCGCATCatggtaaataaaaacattttgcagtCTCAGTGCACTTTGTCTTTTCAcatatgaacaaaaaaacaaatgacgtAAAGAGTGCCCACAGACCTTCAGGGCCAACAGGCTTTTGTTGATCTCAGCTCCCTCCAGACGCGTCTGGCGGTCGGCACTCGATGTATCGGCCCCCCTCTCATTCCCCGCGAGGTCGATGAGGGAGAACTTCCCGTGCATCTTCCCCTTCCTCCGAAGAATGATCTGGAATACAGCGTGGCTGCGAGAGGAGTGGGCGTTGGCCGACGTCTGCCCCGATGTTCTAGGAGTTAGATGGAGGTAGATGGTGGGATAGAAGATGAAGGAAGGGCATACGGAGTTGTGTTAAGGCAGAAAAGAATAAGACATCTGGATGCTGAATGCCTGATAGAATCACAACTACATGGACTGGACAAACACAAGCATACAAAGCCTTGGGACTACACCACTAGGTACTTGCAAACTCAGTTCCGTTGTCATACCTGCAGCTGTTGCCCACTTCGATGAGCTTCAAGACATCCTCTGTGCACTTGACCTCCTTCTCCTGGAGCCCTACAACCTGCACCTGCTGTTTCCCGTCCTCCAGCACCCTCAGCTTAGCTTTACGATTCAGCAGGTCAAACACCTGTCCACACATATGAAACGGTCAGCGCTGCTGTGCGTTTTATTTAGGGAAAATGGCAAACGACACACAAATGACCACACGTTACTTGCCTTCCCGCTGTAGATTTCAAAGAAGGTTGCATACACCTGCAAATCTAACTTCTTGTAGATGGGTTTCTTCAACATGAGAAATACATCCCGAGCTACACGACAACAGATAAGAGTTATCGACAAATTCCAccatcacacagaaaacacattacGATATAACCAAACAAACTTTAACAAACACGTTAAATTAGTCCATACTACAGCTCATGTGCTCACCAGCTAATGCATAAATTCCTTTAGAACAGTCTTGGTTCTTCCCAGAGAAATCTCCTCCCATAGtctaaaataaagatgaaaatgtaTTGTCCAGTTATATGATAAAATAGAAGGGAACTCTCCACAGAAACAGTCAGGTTTAAGCTCTTTTAAGTGTTGATATTTTAAAACAGCCACTGATTGTAACTCACATGTGTTTTTCCACTGCCTGTTTGCCCGTAGGCAAAGCAGGTGGCCATGCCCCTCTCAAAAATGGTCTCCACTAGAGGTCTGGCAGTGAACCtgaaggacaaaaacacaagacacgCTCACCTCTACTCCATGTGCCAAAGCAAGCTACAATGGTATGTGTGCAATCAAGAAACATGTTAGTGTCTAGTTCAGTTCTGTCTAACAAAGCCTCATCATACTGATCAGTCTGGTGTGAGCtgcttttattactttattattattattattataaccagcattcaaacacaaatatacTCAGGGTTTTCCAcattaaaagggagtttttctatCACTAGGTGCTAAGGTTTTGCTTTTAATATGCAAAGCGCGTCGAGATAACATCAGCCTGGATTTGATGAACTGCAACTTACACATGAAACACACTGAACGGCTTCTGTCACAAACCTGTAAACCATCTCATTGGTTGTGCTGTCATCAAAGGCATAGTCAAAGCGGAAGGTCTGGTTCTCCAGGTAGCGGGTCAGGTCTACTTTTTGTTTAGGTTCGTGAACCATTACCACATCCTTACTGGGGATGGTGATCACATCCAAATCCTTCATGGTCAACTCTGGAACACAGACGGGTCGAGACTTTCAGCGACGCTGAAATTAGATTATAACACACAGACTGGTCGCAGATGAGAAGAACTTACCTTTTTTGTTGAGGGGACGTTTCCTCACGCAAACGCATATTCTGTGCTCTTCAATCTGCACAGAGCAACAAGGGAGACATTTTATTACACCGTTGCTTTCAACACCAAGAGTCAGGGAAGGATATTTTTCAGTCTCCCCTCACCAGGTCGGCTGTGGTCAGGGGCCGGTAGTCTAGACTGGCTCGGAAATCTCGTATCATGTACATGATCTCATAGTTGGGGATGGTTGTATCCACCTCCTGATGGACAAAAAGAGGCCGTCGTATTTCACCAAGATCCAATCAAACACATGCTGTAAATCACCGAGGACAAAGGTAACATTCATGTACCTGAGCTCTCTTCTCTCTGAGCTCCTGCTGCTGAAGCCGGcgcctttctcttttctcctgtagcttctccacctccttcacacAGTTTGACTTCCTCCTCGCTGCcattaagaaaagagaaaccGTATGTACCGATCACCTTCCTTTTACAAAATGGTCTCTAactctctcatctcttttcCAATCGGTTTCTACTTCCTGAGTCTCTTCCCTCGCTTTCCTCCCTCTTGATCTTTCTTCCAACAGAAGGCTAACCTTGGGCTATTTCCAACAAAGCAGAGCAGAAATAATGCAACCACAGACCAGGATGCAGCGGCTGGCACACAGTGTCTCCAGCGCAACACTAGCTGCTTTCTCTGCATTACAACAAAAGGcctttgcagtgtgttcaaaACCTGCTCTATTTGTCCACCGATTTCCTCGAACACAACTGGACCGCAGACTGCTAAAACACACCACTTACAATGTGGAACATGGGACTTGCGTTACTGCGGTCAGTCCAGTCTGATAAAAAAAGCAGTTGTTTCACATCAAAGAGCGATTGTCTGAATCAAACAGCAGGTTATTCCAAAGCTCCCAGCACAGCACACCCACAGATTAGTGTTGTTTCACGTCAAATCTCAAACTATTAGTGGCCAGAGTAAGAAAACGCAAGCCAGCAGACGTGTGAGTAAATGCCACCTCCGATTCCCCGCAGAGTTCATTTAAACCACAGTTATATGATTCGCCCCAGTTTTGCCGCTGCAGCCCAAGCTTCCCACTGCGAAACCCCGGCTGAAGCGCTGTAACGCAGCCCCAGCCTCCTGCTGGCTCCGGTCCCCGAGAACCCAGACTATCAGAGCAGAGGGATTAATAATCTGCTCTAATCTGGGAGGAGAAGATGAGCTGGTTCACCACGGGACAAGGAAGTGCATGAGGAACGCAGCACCGTCACAACTTCTGAGTTACTGAGACTCACGTGGAGACgaggggagaggaagggaaacaACAAGGTGTTTCACTTCACCTCCTCTTAATTCACTGAACGACAGGGAGCGTTTTGAAAGGACGGAGGGCGGAGAAAAAGGCTGCTGTCTGAACCCAGAGGAGTTACACACAGTACCACAGGCTTTTCcatgtgtgcacgtgtgcgtgactcatcagacaggGAAAAGGCAGcgcttttttctcttctttttttttttttctgctctctgTCTAATACCCGCAAAGCCTGTCTGCTGGATggattgtgtttgtgctgcttcatCTCCACGCCACAGTTCTGAATGGCATCTGGCATTTTGGGTGTAAAATCTTCCCGAATAACTAGAGGACTCTCAGATTCTATTAGGAAGTCTATCAGAATCACCAGAAAGCACTGAGGGCAGGGGGTAACATGCGGGTGATACATACAAAGCAGTCCAGTCTCCTTTCTGGATATGGGATGATGTGAGGAGTCTGTGATGAACACGTGATATgagatattaaaatatttctataaTGTTTATTTGTACAGGTAACTGATCACAATGCTTTACATGATAAATCAATATTTGACAATGTGCTTGTAAAAATGATTTCATACGGATATGGCATGTGCCCTGGGGATTAGCCAAAAGGATTTCAGTCAAATGCTTACAACTTACATCTCCTAACAAAAAATCAGAAGATTATAGCTTAGTGCAATTTAAGAAAGCGTTTGGATCGTGTTACCGTTCTGtagctgctgttgtgtctggGCTTGAGTGGGCTGTGCAGGCTGCTGcgatggaggaggtggtgcaggCTCTGGCTGCTGAGGCTGTGCAGGCCTGGCCCGGGTTGGGATCGCTGAAAACGCACAACGATTAAGACAGAGACCACATGACCCAGACACAGCTAACAAGCGACATTAAAACAGAACCCACACACCTAGAATCTCACATTAGTCCCTACTGTGATCAAATGAATGTGATTAATATAATTAAGTTATTTAATAATGATTCATTATAGAATTGAGCAATTGCAACACGGTGCAAAACAAACCTCTATTATCCCTGGACGGAGTCTCATTCTTAGTAGGTGCTATTGTCCGTCGGTTctgcaacagcaaaaaaagaagctgatgtTAAATATGCTTTGCTTAGAGATacagaaatagagaaaatataagaaaaaggGATTATTTTGTCTACCCCACAGTGGGATTTGTGCAGTACGTGCATACAAAGGAAGTGCCACACTTATTTAATCTTGATTAGTTACATCACATTAGAGTGCCACGTGCAGGCGTTTTGCAAAATTCCTCTTTGGccaaataattttaaatcacattcaagcaaaaaacaaaacaaaaaaacacctcatttaaaataacactgcagtgtaaacaacacaacaacatcttATCACAACTATGAGGTTTACCAAAAATAATCCCAGCCCTAATCTACCGTGTGTTGTGTTACTACACACACTGTACTTGACAGAACCTATTAGCTGGTTACCTAAAAAGGATCCAGTTTCTATATTAAGGTCCAGCAAACTAAGCACCGTAGTAACAACCTGAGCAACGTGCAACCAACAATGTGGATCAGGATGTTAGAAAGACCAGAAGAAAGgggttgtttttgtattttgtataatGTATATACTTTATGCTTGACTTGTTACAGTTGCTGATAAGGCAGCGTGCTCACCTTTGCAATTTTGCTGACTTTCACAGATGTTGGTGTAGGAGGGGGTGGAGTCTCTGGACTGGGAGCAATCTCCTCATCTGGAGCCACATCTGGATTAAGTGCAAATATACTCTCCAAGTCGATCTGTCCAAAAGAAGAGCAGTGTTCGATATCAGTCAATCCTAGAAAAACTCAGtaacatgaaaaatgaacatttcagaAGTCCATAAAGGTCTGAAGGAGACCGTTTCTCTGTAAAGAAGCTTCAAGGTTGACCTGTGATGATATAAATTTACTTTCTGTGCTCATGATAACTGTGATAGAAGCCAAAGGACACGAGTGTGAAAGCTGAGAGCAAATTTCATATTAAATTTCAACGAGGCTCCCTGAGCAAATTGGCGAAGAAGCAGAAGGCAACAAACAGTGTGGACTTGAGTGACTTGGTTTGGAAAGAATTAAACATCATTAAACAGGATCCAAATAAGACATGTGGAACACACTGAGTatatggatggaagtgaagtgGATTGTTTGGTAGAAGTTAACTGCTACCTAGTGGATACTTGCACATTCCCGTACATTGTAACTGAGAAAAATTCAAACTAATGACAGCGAGTAAATAAAGACACGACAAGTCTTCAGACGGTAGTTAAAAGGTACATGGAAGTATGTCAAATAGATTTTTCCATCCAAGTGTTTGACAAAGATCCTGTTTCAGACATGTCTGACTATCACGGTGGATGGAAAACAAAACCGTCAAATTAACTGTATTGACCACtgacagtttctcttctttctcctgctAATAAGAGCGACACTGTACAAGAAGAGTAATTAAACAGTACAACAGGTGCATGAAAGTTTCAGATTTTATTGTAAATTCACCGTTGCCTTTCCTCTGTGACAATCTAAAAGTAAACTATCCACTTTGTAACTTATGCATTCACTTCAGTGAACGGTGATATTTGGTGGGACTGTGGGACATGCGGGCTTGTTGCGTAATCACAGCAGCTCCACAATTTCTctggatgcattattcatcgccgtggaaaataaaagcacgCACAGCTGCTAGGCGTGCTTTGAGGGGATAACAAATGGGGGTTTACCTCTTTCCCTTTTGTGTCTCCGTTTTCAATCCACTCCACTGTGACGCTCTCGTTGTCCTCATTTAGCGAGGTCACCATTGCCTGGTGTATACGTCCTGTAAAAAGCACCACAGGTAACGGAAACTCAAATATTAGAGTAACACTACAGAGGGCAGGCGGGCGGGCGTGCTTATAATGGCTGCAATCATTTTTATCTTCAAGTAAGTGGAGTAACAATGGCCCTGCGTGTGCTATTCACCACTTCAAAGTTAGTAAGGATAATAAGAtaacaaagaaattaaatatatcacaATGAATATGCATTTTATCTTAGTAaactctctgacacacacacacaaacacccacacccAGCCGCAGGAACACAAATTATACTTTACCAGCACTTTGCCTTGTACATTACCAGGGTAACATATTTAGTGGTGTGAATTACAGAAGGCCTAATCGCCACCTGCTACCCTGATCTGATCTCTATAGAACTGCTTTCCTAGATGGATTGTGGAGGAAGAACATCAGGGGTTCAGAGAGAGTAGATCATTTAGTAACTGATCATGGTTTTGTCAAGATACCTCAGTGTCTGTTTCCAGCTGTGTCTCTGCAGCATCATTTTACTTATTAGATATTCTGTGCTGCCCTCACggttttttaattaatgactacatgcaaactgtgattaactgTTGAAGCTTTAATTGTACAAATATGAAGAATTGGGATTATGATAATCAGAGTTTAtagaataaataactgaatCAAAACCTActcatgctaaaaaaaaaaaaaaaaaaaaaaagattttgttttattctcaatttctttttaatctatTAAATTTAGAATAAGAAGCTGTGGCTAATCTTAGCACGTTCTGACCACAGTTTAATAATGAGCCACGGCAGAAAATCACAGATAATAGAGACAAGCCCAGCTGCTGCTGGCCTGCAAGTTTCTCTCCGCCCCTCGTTCTGCACGGTAATAACAGCTGTAAAAGCCTGTGCAGCCCTTCCATCCCGGCCTGTGTGGGTTTGACTGCATGCTGTAAATTCCCACTATAATCCAGGGAAACACTATGTTCCAGTATCCATTATTCAGAGACTCACACGGAGCAAGGATGGCAAAGATGCTTTCTGTGTTCTCAGATGCGGCACATTTGATTTCACAACGGCCTTACACCGGCAATAAAAGCAGATCATAACCTTTAAATAGTTGTGTGAAAAAGGTGCTGTGCACACAGAATATCTGAAACACTCAGAGGGTgggcatatttaaaaaacaacacattctaattactgaatgaattcaattaattaatattGTCATGTAACACATTCTTGAGTATAAAGCACAACATTTTACCTCCAAACGGCCAAATGACAAGATTATAGATGCCATATACTTTACACTGGTGTAAATGCAGCCAAAATCTGATTACTCTAAAACCATTAACCATAAACTCTTGAATTATGTCAGACTTTTACAACATTGCTCATTTATAATTACAGGGGCCCTTATAAATCTTTAACTATAGCTCAGATGCAGTGCTCATATGAACAGGGATAATTGACACAACTAGTTTCATTTAAAGTAGAGGTAGAGTAAGAATATACAGTTTCCACAATGTCTAGGCCAGTAACTCACAATGTTACACACAATGTCAGCAGAAGCTATTCACAATGAGATACTGTGAGGCTATTCAAACAGGTATAACTTAACCTGGCACATACATTCTGCATCTGTGTGAAATCAAATTACTCAGAGTATCTCCAGAAAGCCTTAATACTCCAGAATATCTACTCTAACTGGGAGGGTAGGACGAGCTAGAAACGGTCACGCAGAGcaggcctctcctgaatcatgccgATCAGCTGGTCCACAGACGTCGACATGTGATTCTTGATGACACACCTCTACATAAAAGAGTACTGAAAGGAGCGCATTCTGCAATAGTGACTGTAGCAAAGAGAGGATTTATGGAGACAACGCAGCAATACCAGGCCCGATAAATCACTGCTCCTTCCTGCTAATAGTTATTTGGtaccaataaaaaaagaaagaaagaaaacaagagtgGGCTGCTTGGCCGGTATCAGCAGTCAAGTGGGAGACCACAGCCTTCCTGTGGGTTTGTAGAGGTAGAACTCACTGGATGACGTGCTGAGTAAGTAACAGCAGCGCAGCGACTTCCTCCAAGCTGCTTTAGTGTTTTGTTATACACACCATGATGTAAAAGCTTTCACATGTACAACAATGAAATGTATGACACGATGACCAAAAATGTTATccttgcaaaaacaaaactgtggcAAGCTTTTACTGCCTCcagatttaaaaatacattgtttttgtgATACGTTTATACTAAAtgataaaaaaggaaaattactAATAATGTAAACATAATGAGTTAATTAATGACTAGACCAAATCTCCTTACTATCATTCCACAATCTCAGTAACAGAGGAATAAAGCAGTTATCTATGAACTCCTTGAACTCATTCATCTCCTGGAACCGTCATAAATAACACTGTGGTCTACAACAACAGCTTCCCAAGATGCTTTGCACCTGTTCACACACCTGGACTCATGTGACCTCAACAACTCAATAATAACTCCAGGAAAAGGTTAAATAACTGGGACCAGTCATTAAGAATCACTGTGGCTTTTAGGATTATAGGTGAAATGCCTTCAAGAAAGTCAAGCAGGTACAGCTGCCTTCATCTTagccttgagaaaaaaaaaacacaaataaggaCATGGGGCCCGTCTAACCTGTTACGGCTGAAGGCGTAGAGACCTGAGGAAAAAATCTAGCTCCACCACATCACACCGGCCACCATTTTCACAGTGTACAGTCAGAACAGAAAAGAATCTTACTACCTCTTAGCAGGTTGTCATAACGTGTCAGGagtaaagtgaaaataaatttgTATTAATGATTGAACCaagttaaaattattattttttaatgttctgtgGTATATATAGAGAGAACCAGTTCAAGGACACAGCATGTGTCCTGTGGAAGACACAGTTTACCTACAAGATCTAGATGTGCTGGTGTGTAGCTGTACACTCTGACCTTGATAATAGAgggagcttttattttctcttcagatATCAGTCAGTTCAACAGGCTGCCTACCTCTtcctcacatacacacacgacGTGCACCCATATATGAGCTAAAAGGCTAAGCCGCACACTGGCTTGTCTCGCAGCAGTTGATATGCTGATTTTCTGTAACCGAATGCACCGTCCAGTGTCCCAGTTTTCTAAGAACCCGACTCAGTGTGTATGACGACACCTCCCAGTAGCTGAGGGGGCTTATAAGGGGGTACTCCGAGCTCTGCCAAGCCTGCAGAACAAACAAAGCCTTGAAAGCATCAATTTCACTACAAAACCAAAGGCGCCCACTGATGAAAACGTGTCAACATGTcacagatggagaaaaaaatcatgcaGTCCATGAAAAATGAGGCCAATGGGTGGCCTGAGCCTCggtattttgttttgaaagacgCTGCTTCAGTATTTCACGTGACAATGCAAGTCATTATCTACAATTATACCATAATATCACTTATCGTTAGATCATGAATTTAAAAGTTGAAACGGGGGAATCTATCCATCACGTTTAAAAAGAGCACACACAAGCCATTGTGCTAAGGCGGATAAACTAGGCAATGCCTGCTGGTCATCTGTTACAGAGCACACAATTATTTCCTATGAAATGTTCCTCTCTACAAGAAGGACTTCTAAATGGAAGCAAGGGAGCTGGCTGCAACAGATGGGGTGGTGGCTATTAGCCTGAACCTGGCTTGAATCTGAACCAGACCCGCCGCCAAcccccagagagagagagggcaatCCCTGTTCTGGACACAACACCAACCAGCAGGAACGGCTTCCCTCTCTGGGCCTGCTGTGCATTTAATTCACAACTCAACCCTAACCTCAGGACGCCGAGGATAGTATGATCAAACGTCGCAGAGTGAACGGCGTTAACGACATTATGATTCATAACAACCAGCAAACTCTAGCAGAATCTAAAACGCACCCTTCTTGGCACACACTTTCAACTGCTAGACTAATTGTTGTTTAAGGATGTATTACAAAACATTATCACTGGGTGTAGTCCTGTACAGGAGGGGCCAATAGGAATGAAACCAACTTCTCAGTCATCTTTGGCTGCTTGGGCCTGAATCAAAACGCAACAACTAAGCAGAAAGGATAAAGTTGACGTTCACATTGAG includes the following:
- the kif2a gene encoding kinesin-like protein KIF2A isoform X3; its protein translation is MASAFGKIVVGTYVEIKRSDGRIHQAMVTSLNEDNESVTVEWIENGDTKGKEIDLESIFALNPDVAPDEEIAPSPETPPPPTPTSVKVSKIAKNRRTIAPTKNETPSRDNRAIPTRARPAQPQQPEPAPPPPSQQPAQPTQAQTQQQLQNDSSHHPISRKETGLLSRRKSNCVKEVEKLQEKRERRRLQQQELREKRAQEVDTTIPNYEIMYMIRDFRASLDYRPLTTADLIEEHRICVCVRKRPLNKKELTMKDLDVITIPSKDVVMVHEPKQKVDLTRYLENQTFRFDYAFDDSTTNEMVYRFTARPLVETIFERGMATCFAYGQTGSGKTHTMGGDFSGKNQDCSKGIYALAARDVFLMLKKPIYKKLDLQVYATFFEIYSGKVFDLLNRKAKLRVLEDGKQQVQVVGLQEKEVKCTEDVLKLIEVGNSCRTSGQTSANAHSSRSHAVFQIILRRKGKMHGKFSLIDLAGNERGADTSSADRQTRLEGAEINKSLLALKECIRALGRNKPHTPFRASKLTQVLRDSFIGENSRTCMIATISPGMTSCENTLNTLRYANRVKELTVDPNQVIEGGRPNIHTVNQLELLDEEWLSISPQRDDLKLLCEQNEEEVSPQLFTFHEAVSQLVEMEEQVLEDHRAVFQESIRWLEDEKVLLEMTEEVDYDVESYATQLEQILDQKIEILTELRDKVKSFRSTLQEEEQASKQINPKRPRAL
- the kif2a gene encoding kinesin-like protein KIF2A isoform X2; amino-acid sequence: MASAFGKIVVGTYVEIKRSDGRIHQAMVTSLNEDNESVTVEWIENGDTKGKEIDLESIFALNPDVAPDEEIAPSPETPPPPTPTSVKVSKIAKNRRTIAPTKNETPSRDNRAIPTRARPAQPQQPEPAPPPPSQQPAQPTQAQTQQQLQNARRKSNCVKEVEKLQEKRERRRLQQQELREKRAQEVDTTIPNYEIMYMIRDFRASLDYRPLTTADLIEEHRICVCVRKRPLNKKELTMKDLDVITIPSKDVVMVHEPKQKVDLTRYLENQTFRFDYAFDDSTTNEMVYRFTARPLVETIFERGMATCFAYGQTGSGKTHTMGGDFSGKNQDCSKGIYALAARDVFLMLKKPIYKKLDLQVYATFFEIYSGKVFDLLNRKAKLRVLEDGKQQVQVVGLQEKEVKCTEDVLKLIEVGNSCRTSGQTSANAHSSRSHAVFQIILRRKGKMHGKFSLIDLAGNERGADTSSADRQTRLEGAEINKSLLALKECIRALGRNKPHTPFRASKLTQVLRDSFIGENSRTCMIATISPGMTSCENTLNTLRYANRVKEFGISPSDIPFSQGGQGSRPDHSPTNTFEYDDFAATSPSRVKELTVDPNQVIEGGRPNIHTVNQLELLDEEWLSISPQRDDLKLLCEQNEEEVSPQLFTFHEAVSQLVEMEEQVLEDHRAVFQESIRWLEDEKVLLEMTEEVDYDVESYATQLEQILDQKIEILTELRDKVKSFRSTLQEEEQASKQINPKRPRAL
- the kif2a gene encoding kinesin-like protein KIF2A isoform X4 → MASAFGKIVVGTYVEIKRSDGRIHQAMVTSLNEDNESVTVEWIENGDTKGKEIDLESIFALNPDVAPDEEIAPSPETPPPPTPTSVKVSKIAKNRRTIAPTKNETPSRDNRAIPTRARPAQPQQPEPAPPPPSQQPAQPTQAQTQQQLQNARRKSNCVKEVEKLQEKRERRRLQQQELREKRAQEVDTTIPNYEIMYMIRDFRASLDYRPLTTADLIEEHRICVCVRKRPLNKKELTMKDLDVITIPSKDVVMVHEPKQKVDLTRYLENQTFRFDYAFDDSTTNEMVYRFTARPLVETIFERGMATCFAYGQTGSGKTHTMGGDFSGKNQDCSKGIYALAARDVFLMLKKPIYKKLDLQVYATFFEIYSGKVFDLLNRKAKLRVLEDGKQQVQVVGLQEKEVKCTEDVLKLIEVGNSCRTSGQTSANAHSSRSHAVFQIILRRKGKMHGKFSLIDLAGNERGADTSSADRQTRLEGAEINKSLLALKECIRALGRNKPHTPFRASKLTQVLRDSFIGENSRTCMIATISPGMTSCENTLNTLRYANRVKELTVDPNQVIEGGRPNIHTVNQLELLDEEWLSISPQRDDLKLLCEQNEEEVSPQLFTFHEAVSQLVEMEEQVLEDHRAVFQESIRWLEDEKVLLEMTEEVDYDVESYATQLEQILDQKIEILTELRDKVKSFRSTLQEEEQASKQINPKRPRAL
- the kif2a gene encoding kinesin-like protein KIF2A isoform X1, with translation MASAFGKIVVGTYVEIKRSDGRIHQAMVTSLNEDNESVTVEWIENGDTKGKEIDLESIFALNPDVAPDEEIAPSPETPPPPTPTSVKVSKIAKNRRTIAPTKNETPSRDNRAIPTRARPAQPQQPEPAPPPPSQQPAQPTQAQTQQQLQNDSSHHPISRKETGLLSRRKSNCVKEVEKLQEKRERRRLQQQELREKRAQEVDTTIPNYEIMYMIRDFRASLDYRPLTTADLIEEHRICVCVRKRPLNKKELTMKDLDVITIPSKDVVMVHEPKQKVDLTRYLENQTFRFDYAFDDSTTNEMVYRFTARPLVETIFERGMATCFAYGQTGSGKTHTMGGDFSGKNQDCSKGIYALAARDVFLMLKKPIYKKLDLQVYATFFEIYSGKVFDLLNRKAKLRVLEDGKQQVQVVGLQEKEVKCTEDVLKLIEVGNSCRTSGQTSANAHSSRSHAVFQIILRRKGKMHGKFSLIDLAGNERGADTSSADRQTRLEGAEINKSLLALKECIRALGRNKPHTPFRASKLTQVLRDSFIGENSRTCMIATISPGMTSCENTLNTLRYANRVKEFGISPSDIPFSQGGQGSRPDHSPTNTFEYDDFAATSPSRVKELTVDPNQVIEGGRPNIHTVNQLELLDEEWLSISPQRDDLKLLCEQNEEEVSPQLFTFHEAVSQLVEMEEQVLEDHRAVFQESIRWLEDEKVLLEMTEEVDYDVESYATQLEQILDQKIEILTELRDKVKSFRSTLQEEEQASKQINPKRPRAL